TTATCGTATGGCCCTTAAAAGCGGAGTTAAAATACTTCCTGTTGCAGTCGTTGGAGCTGAAGAAGTTTTCCCTTATGTATATCAAGCTAAAGGGATTGCCCAAGCACTTAATCTTCCCGCATTACCCATAAGTGCCAATTACTTTCCTCTACCTTCTCCTATCGATATTCATGTCGGTAAACCAATAGAGCTTCCAACTGATATTAATTCAGAAAGTGAAGACCATTTGATCACACCACATATAAGAGAGATTGAAAGAACAATTCAAGAGATGATTAATGAGGGAAGAGAAAAAAGAAGACCTTGGATCTTCTCAAAAGATCAAAAAAAGGATGCAAATTAATGAACAAGCAACCTTCAATTCTTATCATTGGTGCCGCTGGTGGACTTGCCAATATTCTATGTGGAATACTGTCAAAACGCAGAAGTGAATGTCGTGTCATAGGGATCGATACAAGGGCCTTAAAAAATGATATCGACTTTGAGAACTTCTCTTTTGAAAGAATGAGATATACTCGAAGAAATTTTGAGAAGCTTTTTAGAGAAAATAAATTCGATGCCATCTATCAACTTGGACGTCTCACCCCTCCAGGTGGAACAATTGAACAACGCCTAAGTTTTAGTCTCGTCAATACAAATAAGGTTTTAGAATTAGCACAGAAAAATAAAGTAAAGAAATATATCCTATTAAGCTCGTATCATGTTTATGGAGCACTTGCAGATAATCCAGTTTTTATTACTGAAGACTTCCCTCTTAGAGCAAGTATCAAACACTCAGAATTAAGAGATGTTACTGAAGTTGATGCTCTATGTACGAACTGGATGTGGAAAAATCAAGATTCTATTGAGACTGTTGTGCTAAGGCCATGTAATATTATTGGGCCTCAAATTGATAATACAATCACAAAGTACCTAACATCACATATGACACCTGTTCCAATTGACTTTAATCCGATTCTTCAATTCATTCACGAATATGATATGGCCAATATATTGTTTGAAACATTAGATAAAGTTCCAACAGGTGTATATAATGTTGCTCCAGACCAAACAATCTCCTTACAAGAAGCAAAGAAAATCATCGGTACAAAGAATATCCCATTTCCTATATTCACTGTAGGAGTGGTTTCTAAAGTATTTAAAAAGCTATGGACATTTCCGGGGTACTTTTTAGACTTTCTTATGTATTCATGTGTTATTGATAATTCTAAGATTCAAAAATATATTTCAAAAGATATTTTCAAATACGATACGAAAAAGACTTTATCGCTATTAAGAAAGCCCCTCCCTTAAAAAAGGAAGGAGCTATAAAGTTTAGTCTTCTTGCTCACTCGCAATTGAGCGCTCAACAAGCTGCTTAAGTGCTGGATCATTTTGCCAATCATAAATCATATCAAATTTAGAGAAAGCAGAGATCGCTTTTTCATTAGAACCTTCTGTCACAGAAACGAGGTCCTGCTGAATCAAATTCTCAACATTATCGAGATTATTATATATACTCGCCCATACTTCAGGCTTCATTCTTAATTCGACAGTTTTTTCCTTTTCGATTCTCTTTTGATCATCAACAAAGTCAACAACTGCATTTCTAATATT
This sequence is a window from Halobacteriovorax vibrionivorans. Protein-coding genes within it:
- a CDS encoding NAD-dependent epimerase/dehydratase family protein, with protein sequence MNKQPSILIIGAAGGLANILCGILSKRRSECRVIGIDTRALKNDIDFENFSFERMRYTRRNFEKLFRENKFDAIYQLGRLTPPGGTIEQRLSFSLVNTNKVLELAQKNKVKKYILLSSYHVYGALADNPVFITEDFPLRASIKHSELRDVTEVDALCTNWMWKNQDSIETVVLRPCNIIGPQIDNTITKYLTSHMTPVPIDFNPILQFIHEYDMANILFETLDKVPTGVYNVAPDQTISLQEAKKIIGTKNIPFPIFTVGVVSKVFKKLWTFPGYFLDFLMYSCVIDNSKIQKYISKDIFKYDTKKTLSLLRKPLP